TCGCTGCCAAAATCTATTATTGCGAAACTCCCGGCTCGCTGACGCTCGACCTCGACCCTGCGCGATACAAAAGGCTGCAACGGCCGATCTGGCCGATCGACGCCGATGCGGCGCCGGATTGATCGCTGGCCAGACAGTCCGACTGAAACCGAACTTTCCTTCTCCGTCACCCCGGACTTGATCCGGGGTCCACGATTTCGGCGCTGCAATGGATCCCGGATCAAGTCCGGGATGACGAAGAGAGTCAAATTCCCCTTCCGTACCCGCCAATGGCCACCGCCCTCTTCTGCATATAGTCTCCGCCAGACACATCCAAGCTTGACAGTACAGTATTGTATGTTTCTATATCGCTATCAGATTTTCCACTGAGGATTCGTTTCCCCGCAGGAAGACAAATCGGCATCGTCAAAGCCGGAAGGGACGGGAATGAGCAAAGAGACGGTTACCCCCAACGGCCCGGAAGCCGCCAACGAAGCCCCGCACGATTCGATGACGTTGCTCGGCCGCGCGGGCGGCAGCGACACGCCCGCGATCGAAATGATGCCCGACCCCGACCTCAGACTGATGCTGCCGATGCGCGACGGGGTGCGGCTCGATACCTATGTCTGGCGCCCTGCCGGCGACGCCCCGGCGCCGGTGATCCTGTGGCGCACGCCGTACCGCGAGGAGGTGCTCGGCTGGGCGCGGCTGCGCCAGCTCCGTTACCGCGACCACGGCTATATCGTCGTCAACCAGCTCATCCGCGGCACCGGCGAGTCCGAGGGCGAATTCCGCTTCAGCTCGCCCTATGAGCGCACCGACGGCTATGACACGATCGAATGGCTCGCCGCGCAGCCATGGTGCGATGGCAATGTCGGGATGGACGGCGGCTCTTATGTCGGCCTCACCCAACTCCTCGCTGCCGCCGAACGGCCGCCGCACCTCAAATGCATCATCCCGCAGGTACCCGCGGTCAATTATTTCCGCGAACTCCCCTATTTCGGCGGCGCCTTCACCCGCCAGCACACGATCAACTGGCTGAACCTGATCTCGATCGGCTCGCTCGCCGAACTCACCGGCGGCTTCGTCTCGACGCTGCCCATCCTCGCGCAGCCCGACTGGTTCCGCCGCCTGATGATGCGCCCGGCGATCGACGCCGCCGACGACGTGCTGAAGGGCGACAAGCTCGCGCATTACCGTGAGGCGCTCGAACATCCGACCTTCGACGACTGGTGGCGGGAGCGGTCCCTCGGCGCCGAGGATTATGCCGCGATGGACCTGCCGGCTTTGTTCATCACCGGCAATTTCGACCCCAGCCTCGGCGCGATGGGTGCCTGGCACGGCGTCGCCGCCAACGCCCGCGACCGCGACGACCGCCAGCTGCTGCTCGGCCCGTGGGACCATGGCCAGGTCTATACCGGCGGTAGCAGCAGCTATGGCCCGCATGAATTCGACGCCGCGGCCGCGGCCGATCCTTTCCCGATCCGCCTCGCCTTTTACGACAAGCATCTCAAGGGCAAGGGCAACGGCCCCGACCTCGGCGGCAAGGCGAAGATCTTCATCACCGGACGCAA
The Sphingopyxis macrogoltabida genome window above contains:
- a CDS encoding CocE/NonD family hydrolase, encoding MSKETVTPNGPEAANEAPHDSMTLLGRAGGSDTPAIEMMPDPDLRLMLPMRDGVRLDTYVWRPAGDAPAPVILWRTPYREEVLGWARLRQLRYRDHGYIVVNQLIRGTGESEGEFRFSSPYERTDGYDTIEWLAAQPWCDGNVGMDGGSYVGLTQLLAAAERPPHLKCIIPQVPAVNYFRELPYFGGAFTRQHTINWLNLISIGSLAELTGGFVSTLPILAQPDWFRRLMMRPAIDAADDVLKGDKLAHYREALEHPTFDDWWRERSLGAEDYAAMDLPALFITGNFDPSLGAMGAWHGVAANARDRDDRQLLLGPWDHGQVYTGGSSSYGPHEFDAAAAADPFPIRLAFYDKHLKGKGNGPDLGGKAKIFITGRNRYEVFDAFPPREVRSLSFFLASDSAANGEYGGGTLVTDADAIKGDPDRMRADPAMPFAAPLTEALGRISSLDEHVRHIDTLLFRTEPLAQPLAILGETEVVLHVATDTPDADIVAHLAEIRPDGSVVELAYHALRLRYREGFDREVPMVPGEPVEVRLKLTLSAHELTAGHRLALLLRPDFFPFVDPNPNTGEPIATATRMQTATITVFHDAARPSRLELPVLESARP